In Cucurbita pepo subsp. pepo cultivar mu-cu-16 chromosome LG04, ASM280686v2, whole genome shotgun sequence, the following are encoded in one genomic region:
- the LOC111792791 gene encoding diphthamide biosynthesis protein 3-like has product MSYDDVEIEDMEWNEELQAFTYPCPCGDLFQITKEDLKLGEEIARCPSCSLYITVIYNMEDFLGDSVQKNQPSKQRPTVVA; this is encoded by the coding sequence ATGTCGTACGATGACGTGGAGATAGAAGACATGGAGTGGAACGAGGAGCTGCAGGCCTTCACGTACCCATGCCCCTGCGGCGACTTGTTCCAGATCACGAAGGAGGATCTTAAGCTCGGCGAAGAGATTGCTCGGTGTCCTAGCTGCTCTCTTTACATCACTGTCATCTACAACATGGAAGATTTTCTCGGAGACTCTGTTCAGAAGAATCAGCCTTCTAAACAACGGCCTACCGTTGTCGCTTAA
- the LOC111792774 gene encoding transmembrane protein 45B: MGQFVPHVASGFVFTFLGLWHTVNTIKTHNLKGSSSFKVRFWYPLDRPLSKLKYLELVFVFSFSVFAIFRQFWEYPFVHLSFRVINLEHATMFLHLAIFSGFALYSELNNSSNLLSGVEGIFAACVFSQELFLLHFHSADHNGIEGHYHWLLQLIVFASLVSVLVVACCPTNFPAALVVSLLVVLQGCWFMNMGFMLWVPSLVPKGCSMRIIEEKMLGAVICATKEADMRARALANLQFSWILAGILIFTGFISLRYTKSENCSSKIQLSDYEQL; this comes from the coding sequence ATGGGGCAATTTGTACCTCATGTGGCATCTGGTTTTGTATTCACTTTTCTTGGCCTTTGGCACACTGTGAATACAATCAAAACCCATAATCTCAAAGGCTCTTCAAGCTTCAAGGTAAGATTTTGGTACCCTCTTGATCGGCCGCTTTCCAAACTCAAGTATTTGGAGCTCGTTTTCGTGTTCTCTTTTTCAGTATTTGCAATTTTCAGACAATTTTGGGAGTACCCTTTTGTTCATTTGTCTTTCAGAGTCATCAACTTGGAGCATGCAACCATGTTCCTCCACCTTGCCATATTTTCGGGTTTCGCCCTCTACAGCGAGTTGAATAACTCATCAAACTTGTTGTCTGGGGTGGAGGGCATCTTTGCAGCCTGTGTCTTCAGTCAAGAACTGTTCTTGCTTCATTTCCACTCGGCTGACCACAATGGCATTGAAGGCCATTACCATTGGCTCTTGCAGCTCATAGTGTTTGCATCTCTCGTGTCGGTGCTCGTAGTTGCTTGTTGTCCTACTAACTTCCCTGCAGCTCTTGTTGTTTCATTGTTGGTTGTTCTGCAAGGGTGTTGGTTCATGAACATGGGGTTCATGCTATGGGTTCCAAGCCTGGTTCCTAAGGGCTGCAGCATGAGGatcattgaagaaaaaatgctGGGAGCAGTCATTTGTGCAACCAAGGAAGCTGATATGAGGGCTCGAGCACTTGCCAACCTGCAATTCAGTTGGATACTTGCAGGGATTCTTATATTTACTGGATTTATAAGCCTCAGATATACTAAATCTGAAAATTGCAGCTCGAAGATCCAGTTATCGGATTACGAGCAGCTTTGA
- the LOC111792789 gene encoding uncharacterized protein LOC111792789 produces the protein MATASATLSPAMSTAAPLGAPSRRPRNTTVHYISGLNSFGGLKAHNNIFSLGVPVCADQSFANIVGSLKRPLKGKGKGRSGGGALGSTCNAAGEIFRIAAIINGLVLVGVAVGFVLLRVEAFVEESE, from the coding sequence ATGGCTACCGCATCCGCTACCCTCTCCCCCGCCATGTCCACCGCCGCCCCGCTAGGCGCCCCCTCGAGGCGGCCGAGGAACACCACTGTCCATTACATTTCTGGTCTCAACTCCTTTGGTGGGTTGAAAGCTCACAACAACATCTTCTCGTTGGGCGTTCCCGTTTGTGCTGATCAGTCATTTGCAAACATTGTGGGATCCCTGAAACGCCCATtgaagggaaagggaaagggcaGAAGCGGCGGTGGGGCTCTTGGTTCCACTTGTAATGCCGCCGGTGAGATTTTCAGGATTGCCGCCATCATCAATGGGCTTGTTCTTGTTGGAGTAGCTGTGGGGTTTGTTCTTCTCCGGGTTGAGGCTTTCGTGGAGGAGTCTGAgtga
- the LOC111792733 gene encoding uncharacterized protein LOC111792733 isoform X1, protein MKAMATVQDLIEEFKLRTVWWTLCIFSISYFLTHTSKSMWLNAPLAILLVSALRILFNEVEFRRKVRPVQQQTYLSHLEKKQLSVNDLRLSSAIPPPRWKRKLDSPIVEAAMKDFIDKILKDFVVDLWYSEITPDKEFPEQIHALIMDALGEIAVRVKKINLVDLLTRDVVDLVGDHLDLFRRNQAAIGIDVMGTLSSKERDERLKHHLMASKELHPALLSPESEYKVLQRLMSGVLTSVLRPRETQCPVVRSIARELLTCLVMQPLMNFASPGHINEVIECIVLATKAENDSVIGSQQPTYSSDQDKDHSSSAGFVHDEDLDKSKHSSLNPGNGSELAKIDNQQERSSGCMFQEEPLQLRHGDWGRALNAATQRRTEVLMPENLENMWTKGRNYRKKENKIIKVGDFDPMVTKKDSGISSMQLATTMRDEVLNDKHHASIGPEEMAIVRKTLERHSDLILTSKPGDENKIGFQISRDFQKDLSIDGKFIAKKLRGVDNLTPASATKNQLKRSNSTSALETEVSVEKTSTVEGGRSIISDFSGPNFGKHSEEHLSKSVSDMVAQKGLLVPKLRSRVMGAYFEKLGSKSFAVYSIAVTDTNKRTWFVKRRYRNFERLHRHLKDIPNYTLHLPPKRIFSSSTEDAFVHQRCIQLDKYLQELLSIANLAEQHEVWDFLSVSSKNYSFGKSSSVMRTLAVNVDDAVDDIVRQFKGVSDGFMRKVVGSTSPSDEACALSNYERKFSFNSADLRKHVSAQYNLEVANNISDEESERIGSQNHDVSGWHSDNELNSKSFPPRVIKRGRELDKVVDKKNDLELRSGASLGGLSPTLHNMEDPEGMPPEWTPPNVSVPLLNLVDKIFQLNRRGWLRRQVLWISKQILQLIMEDAIDDWIVRQIHWLRREDIIAQGIRWVQDVLWPNGTFFIQLRNAQSEDDSESITSRTDGSKIPKPGSFELQLEAARRASDVKKMLLGGAPTPLVSLIGHKQYKRCAKDIYYFTQSTICVKQLGYGLLELLLVSIFPELQSLVLEVHGKSDVSQAVK, encoded by the exons ATGAAGGCTATGGCGACCGTCCAGGATCTGATCGAGGAGTTTAAACTTCGAACGGTTTGGTGGACTCTGTGTATTTTCTCGATTTCGTATTTTTTGACGC ATACTAGTAAGTCAATGTGGTTGAATGCACCTCTAGCAATTCTATTAGTTTCTGCATTACGCATTTTGTTCAATGAGGTAGAGTTCCGTAGAAAGGTGCGACCTGTTCAGCAACAGACGTACCTATCTCATCTGGAGAAGAAGCAGTTATCTGTAAATGACTTGCGACTTTCTTCGGCCATTCCGCCACCAAGGTGGAAAAGGAAACTTGATTCTCCAATTGTGGAGGCTGCAATGAAGGATTTCATTGATAAAATACTGAAGGATTTTGTGGTGGACTTATGGTATTCAGAAATAACCCCAGACAAAGAGTTTCCTGAGCAGATACACGCTCTAATCATGGATGCCCTTGGAGAGATAGCAGTTAGGGTGAAGAAGATAAACCTTGTTGACTTGCTCACCAG GGATGTTGTTGATTTAGTAGGTGATCACTTGGACCTTTTTAGAAGAAACCAAGCTGCCATTGGCATTGATGTTATGGGAACACTATCTTCCAAGGAGAGAGATGAAAGATTGAAACACCATCTTATGGCTTCTAAGGAGCTTCATCCGGCACTGCTGTCTCCTGAGAGTGAGTACAAG GTCCTTCAACGGCTCATGAGTGGAGTGTTGACTTCAGTACTGAGACCAAGAGAAACTCAATGTCCTGTTGTCCGATCCATCGCTCGAGAACTTTTAACATGCTTGGTGATGCAACCTCTTATGAACTTTGCAAGTCCTGG GCACATAAATGAAGTGATCGAATGTATTGTCCTTGCTACTAAAGCTGAGAATGACTCTGTTATAGGCAGTCAGCAACCAACTTATTCTTCAGATCAAGACAAAGACCATTCTTCTTCTGCTGGGTTCGTACATGACGAAGATTTGGATAAATCGAAACACTCATCTTTAAATCCAGGGAATGGTTCAGAGCTTGCTAAAATTGACAATCAACAAGAAAGATCCTCAGGTTGCATGTTCCAGGAGGAGCCTTTGCAACTGAGACATGGTGATTGGGGCCGTGCATTAAATGCAGCAACCCAGAGGAGGACTGAAGTTCTTATGCCTGAAAATCTTGAAAACATGTGGACTAAAGGACGAAACtacagaaaaaaagaaaataagattatTAAAGTAGGAGATTTTGACCCTATGGTTACAAAAAAAGATTCTGGAATAAGTAGCATGCAGCTCGCAACAACAATGAGGGATGAAGTGTTGAATGACAAGCATCATGCTTCTATTGGGCCAGAAGAAATGGCGATAGTAAGGAAAACACTGGAAAGACATTCTGATCTAATTTTGACCTCCAAACCAGGTGATGAGAACAAAATTGGCTTTCAGATTTCTCGGGATTTTCAGAAGGATTTGTCTATTGATGGGAAGTTTATTGCTAAGAAATTAAGGGGTGTTGATAATCTTACTCCTGCTAGTGCAACCAAAAATCAGCTCAAGAGATCCAATAGTACTTCTGCTTTGGAAACTGAAGTCAGTGTAGAAAAGACTTCTACAGTAGAAGGTGGAAGATCTATTATATCAGATTTCTCTGGTCCCAATTTTGGCAAGCATAGTGAAGAGCACCTTTCTAAGAGTGTCTCAGATATGGTAGCTCAAAAAGGACTACTTGTTCCCAAACTTAGGAGTCGG GTAATGGGCGCATACTTTGAGAAGCTTGGTTCAAAATCTTTTGCTGTGTATTCAATAGCTGTTACAGATACAAATAAAAGAACTTGGTTTGTCAAGAGAAG atACCGAAATTTTGAGCGTTTACATCGGCATCTTAAAGATATTCCCAACTATACACTGCACCTGCCTCCCAAACGAATATTTTCATCAAGCACAGAAGATGCTTTTGTTCACCAGCGTTGCATTCAACTTGACAAATATTTGCAG GAGCTACTATCAATTGCAAATCTTGCCGAGCAGCATGAAGTATGGGATTTTTTAAGTGTTTCCTCAAAG AACTATTCTTTTGGAAAATCTTCCTCAGTGATGAGAACACTAGCAG TCAATGTGGATGATGCTGTGGATGACATTGTACGCCAGTTTAAAGGTGTTTCAGATGGTTTCATGCGTAAGGTTGTTGGTTCAACGTCACCTTCTGATGAAGCTTGTGCCTTATCAAACTATGAACGGAAGTTCTCATTTAATTCAGCAGACTTGCGGAAGCATGTTTCTGCACAATATAATTTAGAAGTAGCTAACAACATTTCTGACGAGGAAAGTGAGAGAATTGGAAGTCAAAATCATGATGTAAGTGGATGGCATTCAGACAATGAATTAAACTCCAAGAGCTTTCCCCCTCGTGTGATCAAACGTGGTCGAGAGTTGGATAAAGTTGTTGACAAGAAAAATGATCTAGAATTGAGGTCTGGAGCCAGCCTTGGAGGATTGTCTCCAACTTTACATAATATGGAAGATCCAGAAGGAATGCCACCAGAG TGGACTCCACCTAATGTTAGCGTACCTCTTCTAAATCTGGTTGACAAGATATTTCAGCTTAACAGGAGAGGCTGGTTAAG GAGGCAGGTCCTTTGGatatcaaaacaaatattacaGTTAATTATGGAAGATGCCATTGATGATTGGATTGTCAGGCAAATACACTGGCTACGGAGGGAGGACATCATTGCTCAGGGTATTCGATGGGTCCAAGAT GTTCTCTGGCCCAatggaacattctttatacaATTAAGGAATGCTCAAAGTGAAGATGATTCTGAATCTATTACTAGCCGAACTGATGGAAGTAAGATCCCCAAGCCTGGATCTTTTGAGCTTCAGCTTGAGGCTGCTCGCAGAGCTAGTGATGTCAAGAAAATGCTTTTAG GTGGGGCTCCAACACCCTTGGTAAGCTTGATAGGGCACAAGCAGTACAAAAGATGCGCAAAAGATATTTATTACTTCACTCAG TCTACCATCTGTGTGAAGCAACTTGGGTATGGACTACTCGAACTATTACTCGTATCAATTTTCCCCGAGCTGCAGAGTTTAGTTCTGGAGGTTCACGGTAAGTCGGACGTCTCACAAGCAGTTAAGTGA
- the LOC111792733 gene encoding uncharacterized protein LOC111792733 isoform X2, protein MKAMATVQDLIEEFKLRTVWWTLCIFSISYFLTHTSKSMWLNAPLAILLVSALRILFNEVEFRRKVRPVQQQTYLSHLEKKQLSVNDLRLSSAIPPPRWKRKLDSPIVEAAMKDFIDKILKDFVVDLWYSEITPDKEFPEQIHALIMDALGEIAVRVKKINLVDLLTRDVVDLVGDHLDLFRRNQAAIGIDVMGTLSSKERDERLKHHLMASKELHPALLSPESEYKVLQRLMSGVLTSVLRPRETQCPVVRSIARELLTCLVMQPLMNFASPGHINEVIECIVLATKAENDSVIGSQQPTYSSDQDKDHSSSAGFVHDEDLDKSKHSSLNPGNGSELAKIDNQQERSSGCMFQEEPLQLRHGDWGRALNAATQRRTEVLMPENLENMWTKGRNYRKKENKIIKVGDFDPMVTKKDSGISSMQLATTMRDEVLNDKHHASIGPEEMAIVRKTLERHSDLILTSKPGDENKIGFQISRDFQKDLSIDGKFIAKKLRGVDNLTPASATKNQLKRSNSTSALETEVSVEKTSTVEGGRSIISDFSGPNFGKHSEEHLSKSVSDMVAQKGLLVPKLRSRVMGAYFEKLGSKSFAVYSIAVTDTNKRTWFVKRRYRNFERLHRHLKDIPNYTLHLPPKRIFSSSTEDAFVHQRCIQLDKYLQELLSIANLAEQHEVWDFLSVSSKNYSFGKSSSVMRTLAVNVDDAVDDIVRQFKGVSDGFMRKVVGSTSPSDEACALSNYERKFSFNSADLRKHVSAQYNLEVANNISDEESERIGSQNHDVSGWHSDNELNSKSFPPRVIKRGRELDKVVDKKNDLELRSGASLGGLSPTLHNMEDPEGMPPESACEHFKREFVPTTRAFMEDISNTCRKALSKTEIPQKMN, encoded by the exons ATGAAGGCTATGGCGACCGTCCAGGATCTGATCGAGGAGTTTAAACTTCGAACGGTTTGGTGGACTCTGTGTATTTTCTCGATTTCGTATTTTTTGACGC ATACTAGTAAGTCAATGTGGTTGAATGCACCTCTAGCAATTCTATTAGTTTCTGCATTACGCATTTTGTTCAATGAGGTAGAGTTCCGTAGAAAGGTGCGACCTGTTCAGCAACAGACGTACCTATCTCATCTGGAGAAGAAGCAGTTATCTGTAAATGACTTGCGACTTTCTTCGGCCATTCCGCCACCAAGGTGGAAAAGGAAACTTGATTCTCCAATTGTGGAGGCTGCAATGAAGGATTTCATTGATAAAATACTGAAGGATTTTGTGGTGGACTTATGGTATTCAGAAATAACCCCAGACAAAGAGTTTCCTGAGCAGATACACGCTCTAATCATGGATGCCCTTGGAGAGATAGCAGTTAGGGTGAAGAAGATAAACCTTGTTGACTTGCTCACCAG GGATGTTGTTGATTTAGTAGGTGATCACTTGGACCTTTTTAGAAGAAACCAAGCTGCCATTGGCATTGATGTTATGGGAACACTATCTTCCAAGGAGAGAGATGAAAGATTGAAACACCATCTTATGGCTTCTAAGGAGCTTCATCCGGCACTGCTGTCTCCTGAGAGTGAGTACAAG GTCCTTCAACGGCTCATGAGTGGAGTGTTGACTTCAGTACTGAGACCAAGAGAAACTCAATGTCCTGTTGTCCGATCCATCGCTCGAGAACTTTTAACATGCTTGGTGATGCAACCTCTTATGAACTTTGCAAGTCCTGG GCACATAAATGAAGTGATCGAATGTATTGTCCTTGCTACTAAAGCTGAGAATGACTCTGTTATAGGCAGTCAGCAACCAACTTATTCTTCAGATCAAGACAAAGACCATTCTTCTTCTGCTGGGTTCGTACATGACGAAGATTTGGATAAATCGAAACACTCATCTTTAAATCCAGGGAATGGTTCAGAGCTTGCTAAAATTGACAATCAACAAGAAAGATCCTCAGGTTGCATGTTCCAGGAGGAGCCTTTGCAACTGAGACATGGTGATTGGGGCCGTGCATTAAATGCAGCAACCCAGAGGAGGACTGAAGTTCTTATGCCTGAAAATCTTGAAAACATGTGGACTAAAGGACGAAACtacagaaaaaaagaaaataagattatTAAAGTAGGAGATTTTGACCCTATGGTTACAAAAAAAGATTCTGGAATAAGTAGCATGCAGCTCGCAACAACAATGAGGGATGAAGTGTTGAATGACAAGCATCATGCTTCTATTGGGCCAGAAGAAATGGCGATAGTAAGGAAAACACTGGAAAGACATTCTGATCTAATTTTGACCTCCAAACCAGGTGATGAGAACAAAATTGGCTTTCAGATTTCTCGGGATTTTCAGAAGGATTTGTCTATTGATGGGAAGTTTATTGCTAAGAAATTAAGGGGTGTTGATAATCTTACTCCTGCTAGTGCAACCAAAAATCAGCTCAAGAGATCCAATAGTACTTCTGCTTTGGAAACTGAAGTCAGTGTAGAAAAGACTTCTACAGTAGAAGGTGGAAGATCTATTATATCAGATTTCTCTGGTCCCAATTTTGGCAAGCATAGTGAAGAGCACCTTTCTAAGAGTGTCTCAGATATGGTAGCTCAAAAAGGACTACTTGTTCCCAAACTTAGGAGTCGG GTAATGGGCGCATACTTTGAGAAGCTTGGTTCAAAATCTTTTGCTGTGTATTCAATAGCTGTTACAGATACAAATAAAAGAACTTGGTTTGTCAAGAGAAG atACCGAAATTTTGAGCGTTTACATCGGCATCTTAAAGATATTCCCAACTATACACTGCACCTGCCTCCCAAACGAATATTTTCATCAAGCACAGAAGATGCTTTTGTTCACCAGCGTTGCATTCAACTTGACAAATATTTGCAG GAGCTACTATCAATTGCAAATCTTGCCGAGCAGCATGAAGTATGGGATTTTTTAAGTGTTTCCTCAAAG AACTATTCTTTTGGAAAATCTTCCTCAGTGATGAGAACACTAGCAG TCAATGTGGATGATGCTGTGGATGACATTGTACGCCAGTTTAAAGGTGTTTCAGATGGTTTCATGCGTAAGGTTGTTGGTTCAACGTCACCTTCTGATGAAGCTTGTGCCTTATCAAACTATGAACGGAAGTTCTCATTTAATTCAGCAGACTTGCGGAAGCATGTTTCTGCACAATATAATTTAGAAGTAGCTAACAACATTTCTGACGAGGAAAGTGAGAGAATTGGAAGTCAAAATCATGATGTAAGTGGATGGCATTCAGACAATGAATTAAACTCCAAGAGCTTTCCCCCTCGTGTGATCAAACGTGGTCGAGAGTTGGATAAAGTTGTTGACAAGAAAAATGATCTAGAATTGAGGTCTGGAGCCAGCCTTGGAGGATTGTCTCCAACTTTACATAATATGGAAGATCCAGAAGGAATGCCACCAGAG AGTGCTTGCGAGCATTTCAAGAGAGAATTCGTTCCAACCACAAGAGCATTCATGGAGGATATCAGCAATACCTGCAGGAAAGCATTAAGCAAAACTGAAATCCCTCAGAAAATGAATTGA